Proteins found in one Zea mays cultivar B73 chromosome 1, Zm-B73-REFERENCE-NAM-5.0, whole genome shotgun sequence genomic segment:
- the LOC100284152 gene encoding jasmonate-induced protein precursor, whose translation MAHPASHARLTTTILFMSHLLVLATASLGYPCPCPYTCENELNWRLYLKQVAGAGPDHNQEVIFRPQHASPFGVTAVQDWTLLDAPAPGAKVLGHAQGVHIMSDLASVGWFVSLNMVFQGDRFSGSTLQVMGVIPPEGEWAVVGGTGELALARGTIKHRIVGGAPETNFRQLDIHAFYANGSASCVVGSAAVIAAK comes from the exons ATGGCACATCCTGCTAGCCATGCCCGCCTGACCACCACCATCCTCTTCATGTCGCATCTGCTGGTCTTGGCTACTGCTTCACTGGGATACCCATGCCCATGCCCCTACACCTGCGAGAACGAGCTGAACTGGCGCCTGTATCTGAAGCAAGTTGCCGGTGCTGGACCAGACCACAACCAGGAGGTAATTTTCAGACCCCAGCACGCTAGTCCGTTCGGCGTGACTGCCGTTCAGGACTGGACGTTACTAGACGCGCCTGCTCCAGGCGCAAAGGTGTTAGGGCACGCGCAAGGCGTGCATATCATGTCTGATCTAGCCAGCGTGGGCTGGTTCGTCTCCCTCAACATGGTGTTCCAAGGTGACAG GTTTAGCGGATCTACACTCCAGGTGATGGGAGTCATTCCACCGGAGGGGGAGTGGGCTGTCGTGGGAGGGACAGGAGAACTGGCTCTGGCACGCGGCACGATCAAGCACAGAATAGTTGGAGGCGCGCCCGAGACCAACTTCCGGCAGCTGGATATCCACGCCTTCTACGCGAACGGCTCAGCCAGCTGCGTCGTAG GTTCTGCTGCAGTGATAGCCGCCAAGTGA